The Halorussus limi genome includes a region encoding these proteins:
- a CDS encoding FecCD family ABC transporter permease, with product MASETTDEPATEASHEQWLDGSLITLCVGSLFVVVVGGLVQVSFGAFSMTIAEAWRAVFNPEVLLNPRAWEMFLLGGKLNADALLNPLAWDSLIVSAEMPEMNKRSLIVWNIRLPRVLVGALVGMNLAVSGAIFQAVTRNELASPFILGVSSGAGLAILLTLVVFSSLSALLPLVASFGGALAFLVVYAIAWKNGTSPVRLVLAGVIVGTVFGSLQTGLFFFADDIGVVQSAIAWTTGSLTGTDWEQVRMALPWTVVAMLLALVSSRQLNVLLLGENTASSLGMNVEKVRFAISGVAVLAAAASIAVAGIVGFVGLIVPHMVRNLVGSDYRKLVVGCIFAGPALMVAADVGARLALSPVQIPVGIVTGLIGGPYFLYLMRKQDEMGEI from the coding sequence ATGGCGAGCGAAACCACGGACGAACCGGCCACAGAGGCGAGTCACGAACAGTGGCTCGACGGGTCACTGATCACCCTCTGCGTCGGGAGCCTGTTCGTCGTCGTCGTCGGCGGACTCGTCCAGGTGAGTTTCGGCGCGTTCTCGATGACCATCGCCGAGGCGTGGCGGGCCGTCTTCAACCCCGAGGTACTCCTCAACCCGCGGGCGTGGGAGATGTTCCTGCTCGGCGGCAAGTTGAACGCGGACGCGCTGTTGAACCCGCTCGCGTGGGACTCGCTCATCGTCAGTGCGGAGATGCCCGAGATGAACAAGCGGAGCCTCATCGTCTGGAACATCCGCCTCCCGCGAGTACTCGTCGGTGCGCTCGTGGGGATGAACCTCGCCGTCTCGGGGGCCATCTTTCAGGCGGTCACGCGCAACGAACTCGCGAGTCCGTTCATCCTCGGCGTCTCGTCGGGCGCGGGGCTGGCGATTCTGCTCACGCTGGTCGTCTTCTCCAGTCTGTCGGCGCTCCTGCCGCTGGTCGCCTCGTTCGGCGGCGCGCTCGCGTTCCTCGTCGTCTACGCCATCGCGTGGAAGAACGGCACCTCGCCCGTCCGACTCGTCCTCGCGGGCGTCATCGTCGGGACGGTGTTCGGGAGCCTCCAGACGGGGCTGTTCTTCTTCGCCGACGACATCGGCGTCGTCCAGAGCGCCATCGCGTGGACCACGGGGTCGCTGACGGGCACCGACTGGGAGCAGGTCCGCATGGCCCTGCCGTGGACCGTCGTGGCGATGCTGCTGGCGCTCGTCAGTTCGCGCCAGTTGAACGTCCTCCTGTTGGGCGAGAACACGGCAAGTTCGCTCGGCATGAACGTCGAGAAGGTCCGGTTCGCCATCTCGGGCGTGGCGGTCCTCGCCGCCGCGGCGAGCATCGCCGTCGCCGGAATCGTGGGCTTCGTCGGCCTCATCGTCCCGCACATGGTCCGGAACCTCGTCGGCAGCGACTACCGGAAACTCGTCGTCGGCTGTATCTTCGCCGGACCGGCGCTGATGGTGGCCGCCGACGTGGGCGCGCGACTCGCACTGAGTCCCGTCCAGATTCCGGTCGGAATCGTCACCGGCCTCATCGGCGGTCCGTACTTCCTCTACCTGATGCGCAAGCAGGACGAGATGGGCGAAATCTGA
- a CDS encoding FAD-dependent oxidoreductase encodes MPDGGVDAGHDDRDGGDYDVVVVGGGPSGCSAAVFAARYGLNAVVFDRGRSSIRRCAYVENYLGFPAGVDVETLYALMHDHVAEAGGELVADLVESVTRADDGDGFVVETQDGRRVSARRVVAATRYDAEYLRPLDDGTMFETREHDGEEREQFDRSYPESDGTTPVDGLYVASPSDEADRQAVVAAGRGARVGLAVVGDARRDDGYPESVAKHYDWVRREAARDEEWADRDRWREWYDGRRPDDADIDDALWTDLRERDIDRRLSAYLSDDEIAERTERGQRRLLDHVDDELVVERAREIESEGAEVSS; translated from the coding sequence ATGCCAGACGGCGGTGTAGACGCCGGTCACGACGACCGAGACGGCGGCGACTACGACGTGGTGGTCGTCGGGGGCGGACCGTCCGGCTGTTCGGCGGCCGTCTTCGCCGCTCGATACGGCCTCAACGCGGTGGTGTTCGACCGCGGGCGCTCCTCGATTCGGCGGTGCGCCTACGTGGAGAACTACCTCGGATTCCCCGCCGGTGTCGACGTCGAGACGCTGTACGCGCTGATGCACGACCACGTCGCGGAGGCCGGCGGCGAACTGGTCGCCGACCTCGTCGAGTCGGTAACTCGGGCCGACGACGGCGACGGGTTCGTCGTCGAGACGCAGGACGGCCGACGCGTTTCGGCCCGGCGAGTCGTCGCGGCCACGCGGTACGACGCCGAGTACCTCCGCCCGCTCGACGACGGGACGATGTTCGAGACGCGCGAACACGACGGCGAGGAGCGCGAGCAGTTCGACCGGTCCTATCCGGAGTCGGACGGAACGACGCCGGTGGACGGTCTCTACGTCGCGTCGCCGTCCGACGAGGCGGACCGACAGGCCGTCGTCGCCGCGGGTCGCGGCGCGCGCGTCGGACTCGCAGTCGTCGGGGACGCTCGCCGCGATGACGGCTACCCGGAGTCGGTCGCGAAGCACTACGACTGGGTGCGCCGGGAGGCGGCCCGCGACGAGGAGTGGGCCGACCGCGACCGATGGCGCGAGTGGTACGACGGCCGGCGGCCGGACGACGCAGATATCGACGACGCTCTGTGGACGGACCTTCGAGAGCGCGACATCGACCGGCGACTGTCGGCGTACCTCTCGGACGACGAGATAGCGGAGCGGACCGAGCGCGGCCAGCGCCGCCTGCTCGACCACGTCGACGACGAGTTAGTCGTCGAGCGGGCGCGCGAAATCGAGTCGGAAGGTGCGGAGGTGAGTTCGTGA
- a CDS encoding ABC transporter substrate-binding protein — protein sequence MTEDSRGRDAPTRRQYLKYGGAVIGGGLLAGCTGGGDAESNAETTSTTTETTTEETTQTSTTGDESSSGGKSYSVSMVPVGEVTFDSVPETWIANNGSWADMGIALGLDAPKGVWLPSRYHTQYYDEIPGVSVDKSSIQKLWGDSGVGKEQFYELDVDVHVADPNFLMNRGKWKQSDIDEISTQVAPFFGNSIFSRGYAWHENYRYYTLYQAFEKLSKVFQRQKRFEAFEKLHEEFQSSLAPVVPARKKRPEVAVVWGGGNQPEKFYPYVVDEGTSFKHLRDLKVKDALAASDVKNFHSSRGAIDYETLLEVDPEVLLVRGQEAKSKKKFQNTVVKFMKNHSVASELTAVKNGDVYRAGPLYQGPITNLVVTDRMARTLYGAEEKLFDPKRVADIVNGDI from the coding sequence ATGACGGAAGATTCTCGCGGTCGTGACGCACCGACGCGGCGGCAGTACCTGAAGTACGGCGGGGCGGTCATCGGCGGCGGACTGCTCGCCGGTTGTACCGGTGGCGGGGACGCCGAGTCGAACGCCGAGACGACGTCCACGACCACTGAGACGACGACCGAGGAGACGACCCAGACCTCCACGACCGGAGACGAGTCGTCGTCCGGGGGCAAATCCTACTCGGTCTCGATGGTACCGGTCGGCGAGGTCACGTTCGACAGCGTGCCCGAGACGTGGATAGCGAACAACGGCAGTTGGGCCGACATGGGCATCGCGCTCGGTCTCGACGCGCCGAAGGGCGTCTGGCTTCCGAGCAGGTATCACACCCAGTATTACGACGAGATTCCGGGCGTGAGCGTGGACAAGAGCTCGATTCAGAAGCTGTGGGGCGACAGCGGGGTCGGCAAAGAGCAGTTCTACGAACTCGACGTGGACGTCCACGTCGCGGACCCCAACTTCCTGATGAACCGCGGGAAGTGGAAGCAGTCGGACATCGACGAAATCAGCACGCAGGTGGCGCCCTTCTTCGGGAACAGCATCTTCTCGCGGGGGTACGCGTGGCACGAGAACTACCGGTACTACACCCTGTATCAGGCCTTCGAGAAGCTCTCGAAAGTGTTCCAGCGTCAGAAGCGGTTCGAGGCGTTCGAGAAGCTCCACGAGGAGTTCCAATCCAGCCTCGCACCGGTCGTCCCCGCCCGGAAGAAGCGCCCCGAGGTCGCGGTCGTCTGGGGCGGCGGCAACCAACCCGAGAAGTTCTACCCGTACGTCGTCGACGAGGGGACGAGTTTCAAGCACCTCCGGGACCTGAAGGTGAAAGACGCCCTCGCCGCGTCCGACGTGAAGAACTTCCACAGCAGTCGGGGCGCTATCGACTACGAGACGCTGCTGGAGGTCGACCCCGAGGTGCTGCTGGTTCGCGGACAGGAAGCCAAGTCGAAGAAGAAGTTCCAGAACACGGTCGTGAAGTTCATGAAGAACCACTCCGTGGCGAGCGAACTCACCGCGGTCAAGAACGGCGACGTCTACCGCGCCGGACCGCTCTATCAGGGACCCATCACGAACCTCGTCGTCACCGACCGCATGGCCCGAACGCTGTACGGTGCCGAGGAGAAACTGTTCGACCCCAAGCGGGTCGCCGACATCGTGAACGGAGACATCTGA
- a CDS encoding SLC13 family permease, with protein MLVVFALILLALVLFATEWFPIDVTAILVMVLLMVLQPWTQISPQEGISGFANPATITVLAMLILSTGINRTGIVQLIGQKMAAYAGTDRRKQLAATIGVTGPVSGFINNTPVVAILVPVITDLAHEGETSPSKLLMPLSFASMLGGTLTLIGTSTNILASDIAAQLGAETPGLDLFAFGMFEFTKLGVIVFAVGALYLMTVGVWLIPERIPADDDLVEEYALQEYLADVVVPANSSLIGQTVEEALGDDDLDIDVLQLIRYGERFDEPLARKEIHEGDTLRLRTNRETLEHIMNAEGLTMSGGPRTEDALHPDEEEPVLVEVVIPSGSFLVGETLTSSTFRQRYDANVLAFRTRGDVVRDRFEDIDIRVGDTLLVQAPPDSLTRLVQNEDFIVAHEFDETTYRTRKIPFAVAIIAGVVALPALNVLPIVVSALAGVVAMIFTGVLEPNELYSSVEWNVIFLLAGVIPLGIALQQTGAAGLLGESVAATATFLPPIGVLWVFYIATGLLTSVISNNASVVLMIPVAANAAQAIGANAFAFVLAVTFAASTAFMTPVGYQTNLFVYGPGGYRFSDFLRVGAPLQFLLSIVTVLGIAFFWGVSA; from the coding sequence ATGCTCGTCGTTTTCGCGCTCATTCTCCTCGCGCTCGTTCTGTTCGCGACAGAGTGGTTCCCCATCGACGTCACCGCCATCCTGGTGATGGTCCTGTTGATGGTCCTCCAACCGTGGACCCAGATATCCCCGCAGGAGGGCATCTCGGGGTTCGCGAACCCGGCCACGATTACCGTGCTGGCCATGCTCATCCTGAGCACGGGAATCAACCGAACCGGCATCGTCCAGCTGATCGGCCAGAAGATGGCCGCGTACGCCGGGACCGACCGACGTAAGCAACTCGCCGCGACTATCGGCGTCACCGGGCCGGTCTCGGGATTCATCAACAACACGCCGGTCGTCGCCATCCTGGTTCCCGTCATCACGGACCTCGCACACGAGGGCGAGACGTCACCGTCGAAGCTACTCATGCCGCTGTCGTTCGCCTCGATGCTCGGGGGGACGCTGACGCTCATCGGCACCTCAACGAACATCCTCGCCAGCGACATCGCGGCCCAACTCGGGGCCGAGACGCCGGGTCTCGACCTGTTCGCGTTCGGGATGTTCGAGTTCACCAAGCTCGGCGTCATCGTCTTCGCGGTCGGCGCCCTCTATCTCATGACGGTCGGCGTCTGGTTGATTCCCGAACGAATCCCGGCAGACGACGACCTCGTGGAGGAGTACGCCCTCCAGGAGTACCTCGCGGACGTCGTCGTTCCCGCGAACTCCTCGCTCATCGGGCAGACCGTCGAGGAAGCGCTCGGAGACGACGACCTCGACATCGACGTGTTACAGTTGATTCGGTACGGCGAGCGATTCGACGAACCGCTCGCCCGCAAGGAGATTCACGAGGGCGACACCCTCCGACTCAGGACGAACCGGGAGACGCTCGAACACATCATGAACGCGGAAGGTCTCACGATGTCGGGCGGTCCCCGGACCGAAGACGCCCTCCACCCCGACGAGGAGGAACCCGTCCTCGTCGAAGTCGTCATCCCGTCGGGGTCGTTCCTCGTCGGCGAGACGCTGACGAGTTCGACCTTCCGACAGCGCTACGACGCGAACGTCCTCGCGTTCCGGACGAGAGGCGACGTGGTCCGCGACCGGTTCGAGGACATCGACATCCGGGTCGGGGACACGCTCCTCGTGCAGGCCCCGCCCGACAGCCTCACGCGACTCGTCCAGAACGAGGACTTCATCGTCGCCCACGAGTTCGACGAGACGACCTATCGGACGAGGAAGATTCCGTTCGCGGTCGCCATCATCGCCGGAGTCGTCGCGCTCCCCGCGCTGAACGTCCTCCCGATAGTCGTCTCGGCGCTTGCGGGGGTAGTGGCGATGATATTCACCGGCGTCCTCGAACCGAACGAACTCTACTCGTCGGTCGAGTGGAACGTGATATTCCTCCTCGCGGGCGTCATTCCGCTCGGCATCGCGCTTCAGCAGACCGGGGCCGCCGGACTCCTCGGCGAGTCCGTCGCCGCGACAGCGACGTTCCTTCCCCCAATCGGCGTCCTCTGGGTGTTCTACATAGCGACCGGCCTGTTGACGAGCGTCATCAGTAACAACGCGAGCGTCGTGCTGATGATTCCGGTGGCCGCCAATGCCGCGCAGGCAATCGGAGCGAACGCGTTCGCGTTCGTGTTGGCCGTGACGTTCGCCGCCTCGACGGCGTTCATGACGCCGGTGGGCTACCAGACCAACCTCTTCGTCTACGGGCCCGGCGGCTACAGGTTCTCGGACTTCCTCCGCGTCGGCGCGCCGCTCCAGTTCCTGCTGTCCATCGTCACCGTCCTCGGAATCGCGTTCTTCTGGGGCGTCAGCGCCTGA
- a CDS encoding DUF2270 domain-containing protein gives MTDSNDDDFDPTAREEREIGREMVDQSTGLGSVMAHAYRGEMDEATTWRQRLDQATTWAVTVIAAILTWAFSNPGNPHYILLIGILIVTIFLGIEARRYRSYDVYRSRIRMLQQNLLANALDPSKGVEHPDWRAKLSEDYRRPTLKVTFGEALANRLRRIYLALLGVLLAAWAFRITAFAPRQDWLATAAIESVPGVAVVGAVAAFSAAMVAIAFWPRERHAKGEFREGDPGAWKESHDE, from the coding sequence GTGACCGACTCGAACGACGACGACTTCGACCCGACGGCGCGCGAGGAGCGCGAAATCGGACGCGAGATGGTGGACCAGAGTACGGGCCTCGGTTCGGTGATGGCCCACGCCTACCGGGGCGAGATGGACGAGGCGACGACGTGGCGCCAGCGCCTCGACCAAGCGACCACGTGGGCGGTGACGGTCATCGCGGCGATTCTCACGTGGGCGTTCTCGAATCCGGGCAATCCCCATTACATTCTGCTCATCGGGATACTCATCGTCACCATCTTCCTCGGCATCGAGGCCCGACGCTACCGGAGTTACGACGTGTATCGCTCGCGGATTCGGATGCTCCAGCAGAACCTGTTGGCGAACGCCCTCGACCCTTCGAAGGGCGTCGAACACCCCGACTGGCGAGCGAAACTCAGCGAGGACTACCGGAGACCGACGCTGAAGGTCACGTTCGGCGAGGCGCTCGCGAATCGGCTTCGGCGCATCTACCTCGCGCTGCTCGGCGTGCTACTCGCGGCTTGGGCCTTCCGAATCACGGCGTTCGCGCCGCGTCAGGATTGGCTCGCGACCGCCGCAATCGAATCCGTCCCCGGCGTCGCCGTGGTCGGAGCGGTCGCTGCGTTCTCCGCGGCGATGGTCGCAATCGCGTTCTGGCCCCGGGAGCGACACGCGAAGGGAGAGTTCCGCGAGGGCGACCCGGGAGCGTGGAAGGAATCCCACGACGAGTAG
- a CDS encoding DUF1156 domain-containing protein, with translation MSGPQKRAESRTELPIERGFPVERVNEIAEKEGRAKQYYRPIYTMHKWWARRPGCLFRAISLYSLLDDRTDADDVEVYEPGENRRLDDEGLDGADIAEAISEVDMGNPESLWEFYSKDVRVKDKKILDPFMGGGTSLVEASRFGAETAGVDLNPVAWFVTKKELEAGQTDVGELEAAYERVRDDVADEIREYYRTPCPNGDHEADVVNNFWVKELDCVSCGHATPLFKNYRVAKGRYENDDQYHVHCPDCGGVTLVDDWREQQECPDCPNVWTPEEGTVGRGYYVCPECGQKASIADATASQGSSDRRLYAVEYYCEVCDDEGREKSVHKGYKRADSFDTSLADEAERRWRDSDELSEYVPDEAIPEGYETVDRRPLFDHGYEEWTDMFLPRQLLGLSILLRRIVEVDDRDAREFLLLAFCDSLMFQNTFSIYNQQRNNVEGIFRMNSFVPQTDFVENNVWGAKFGRGNFRNTWEKLLDGVEYARAPTERYVEDGETRKTDEFAQAIGSDSEVSRGDMRAITAEDEYDAVITDPPYYDNIMYSELSDYFYVWQKILLGDEYPGFDRDKTPRAESIVTNPYLDKTAEDFEHEMGQALEVINRALKDDGMLAFTYHHSDEESWGELLESLCENGFEVTAAYPINSDLSKFIEAREAVSFDIVIVARPVEERTPISWNSLRRRIHETARETRESLAENRELKSGDIGVIEMGKCFLEYSKHHGEVRRAGEEMEAKEVVDEIYGIVQENRADEQDVYLDLLGAGTPTHDDLSELLGRSDASEEQLEAMKLVSADGDFGLYDWGDERRQAYVRERVETDDGDLTDLDRAHFLRYRYERDKSTADYLDRWDADAVQELCEGLAEATGDETYLKMLGADESLAALSDE, from the coding sequence ATGTCCGGGCCGCAGAAGCGAGCGGAGAGTCGCACGGAACTTCCCATCGAGCGCGGGTTCCCGGTAGAACGCGTCAACGAAATCGCCGAGAAGGAGGGCCGAGCGAAACAGTACTACCGGCCGATATACACGATGCACAAGTGGTGGGCGCGGCGTCCGGGGTGTCTCTTTCGGGCCATCTCGCTCTACTCGCTCCTCGACGACCGGACCGACGCCGACGACGTCGAAGTGTACGAACCGGGCGAGAATCGGCGACTCGACGACGAGGGCCTCGACGGGGCCGACATCGCGGAGGCGATTAGCGAGGTGGACATGGGGAACCCCGAGTCGCTCTGGGAGTTCTACTCGAAGGACGTTCGCGTCAAGGACAAGAAGATTCTCGACCCGTTCATGGGCGGCGGCACCTCGCTCGTGGAGGCGTCGCGGTTCGGCGCGGAGACGGCGGGCGTGGACCTGAACCCGGTTGCGTGGTTCGTCACGAAGAAGGAACTCGAAGCGGGCCAGACTGACGTCGGAGAGTTGGAGGCGGCGTACGAACGAGTTCGGGACGACGTGGCCGACGAGATTCGCGAGTACTACCGGACGCCCTGCCCGAACGGCGACCACGAGGCCGACGTGGTGAACAACTTCTGGGTGAAGGAACTCGACTGCGTCTCCTGCGGCCACGCGACGCCACTCTTCAAGAACTACCGCGTGGCGAAGGGGCGCTACGAGAACGACGACCAGTACCACGTCCACTGTCCGGACTGCGGGGGAGTCACGCTGGTCGACGACTGGCGGGAGCAACAGGAGTGTCCCGACTGTCCCAACGTCTGGACCCCCGAGGAGGGGACCGTCGGCCGGGGCTACTACGTCTGTCCGGAGTGCGGGCAGAAGGCCTCTATCGCCGACGCGACGGCGTCGCAAGGGTCATCCGACCGCCGCCTCTACGCCGTCGAGTACTACTGCGAGGTGTGTGACGACGAGGGCCGCGAGAAGAGCGTCCACAAGGGGTACAAGCGAGCGGATAGCTTCGACACGTCGCTCGCAGACGAGGCGGAGCGGCGGTGGCGCGACAGCGACGAGTTGTCCGAGTACGTCCCCGACGAGGCGATTCCGGAGGGTTACGAGACCGTCGACCGCCGGCCGCTGTTCGACCACGGTTACGAGGAGTGGACCGACATGTTCCTACCGCGTCAGTTACTCGGACTCTCCATCCTGCTGCGACGAATCGTCGAGGTGGACGACCGGGACGCGAGGGAGTTCCTCCTGCTGGCGTTCTGCGACTCGCTGATGTTCCAGAACACCTTCAGCATCTACAACCAGCAACGCAACAACGTGGAGGGGATATTCCGGATGAACTCCTTCGTCCCCCAGACCGACTTCGTGGAGAACAACGTCTGGGGCGCGAAGTTCGGCCGGGGGAACTTCCGGAACACGTGGGAGAAGTTGCTCGACGGCGTCGAGTACGCCCGCGCTCCGACCGAACGGTACGTCGAGGACGGCGAGACGCGGAAGACCGACGAGTTCGCCCAAGCGATAGGGTCGGACTCAGAGGTGTCTCGGGGCGACATGCGAGCGATTACCGCAGAAGACGAGTACGACGCGGTCATCACCGACCCGCCGTACTACGACAACATCATGTACTCGGAGCTGTCGGACTACTTCTACGTCTGGCAGAAGATTCTGCTCGGAGACGAGTACCCCGGTTTCGACCGAGACAAAACCCCGAGAGCCGAATCAATCGTTACGAATCCCTACCTCGACAAGACCGCCGAGGACTTCGAACACGAGATGGGCCAAGCGCTGGAGGTCATCAATCGCGCGCTGAAAGACGACGGGATGCTCGCGTTCACCTACCACCACAGCGACGAGGAGTCGTGGGGCGAACTGCTGGAATCGCTCTGCGAGAACGGCTTCGAAGTGACCGCGGCCTATCCCATCAATTCGGACCTCAGCAAGTTCATCGAGGCCCGAGAAGCCGTCTCGTTCGACATCGTCATCGTCGCGCGACCGGTCGAGGAGCGGACCCCGATTTCGTGGAACTCGCTCCGGCGTCGCATCCACGAGACCGCCCGAGAGACTCGCGAGTCGCTGGCGGAGAACCGGGAACTGAAGAGCGGTGATATCGGCGTAATCGAGATGGGAAAGTGCTTCCTAGAGTACTCGAAGCACCACGGCGAAGTCCGGCGCGCCGGCGAGGAGATGGAGGCCAAAGAGGTCGTGGACGAAATCTACGGCATCGTTCAGGAGAACCGGGCGGACGAACAGGACGTGTACCTCGACCTGCTCGGAGCGGGGACGCCGACCCACGACGACCTGAGCGAACTCCTGGGGCGCTCTGACGCCTCCGAGGAGCAGCTGGAGGCGATGAAACTCGTCTCCGCGGACGGCGACTTCGGACTCTACGACTGGGGCGACGAACGCCGGCAGGCCTACGTTCGAGAGCGGGTCGAGACGGACGACGGCGACCTGACAGACCTCGACCGGGCGCACTTCCTGCGCTACCGGTACGAACGCGATAAATCGACCGCCGACTACCTCGACCGGTGGGACGCCGACGCGGTACAGGAACTCTGCGAGGGTCTCGCGGAGGCGACCGGCGACGAAACCTACCTCAAGATGCTCGGCGCCGACGAATCGCTCGCCGCTCTCTCCGACGAGTAG
- a CDS encoding NADH-ubiquinone oxidoreductase-F iron-sulfur binding region domain-containing protein, with translation MDTGGNSGDGSPVVRVTVGRGGPRGGARRTDDDAEEGELGRPEQGRAILDVARAATDRATVLEVGSTGVSALEPLVLVTVDGRTAYHPRPSADRARSLAENAESGDLSADGARWVVGHDADPETLPTPPDGPLAVGTRRVLGACGWTDPEDGDIEAGAASLAREDPDAAFERLAEVGVRGRGRGDAGRDAPVADELETAREAPGDPVVVVNANESDRRNDTDRTLLGGAPATVLDGALAVAAVVGADPSDVVVYSNEADDLVRNRTRRAASAVAGALGATSADGADPPRVVAGADEYIAGEATMALEALEGNDRLEARLRPPGPARHGLYGRPTVVHTPRTLAQVRRALLNPDAFDADDADPGTRTFTVTGDVEAPATVELPTGGSLAEVRDAVSTVGRVEMACVGGQFGGFTRSLDHGASSVALTGADLGTEGVVELFDGSRCPVATAGKRARFATEENCGRCFPCREGSKQLLDLLREVYDGSYEDDMIRELIRTMGSSSICYFGQSAARTVGTAVDRFETEFEAHADGRCPSGVCEVNQ, from the coding sequence ATGGATACGGGGGGAAATTCCGGGGACGGTTCGCCGGTCGTCCGGGTCACGGTCGGCCGCGGCGGACCGCGAGGCGGCGCTCGACGGACGGACGACGACGCCGAGGAAGGCGAACTGGGTCGGCCCGAGCAGGGCCGAGCGATTCTCGACGTCGCTCGGGCCGCGACCGACCGGGCGACTGTACTCGAAGTCGGCTCTACCGGCGTTTCCGCGCTCGAACCGCTCGTTCTGGTCACGGTCGACGGGCGGACGGCCTACCATCCCCGTCCGTCGGCCGACCGGGCGCGCTCGCTCGCCGAGAACGCCGAGTCGGGTGACCTGAGCGCCGACGGAGCGAGGTGGGTCGTCGGACACGACGCGGACCCCGAGACGCTACCGACGCCGCCGGACGGACCGCTCGCGGTGGGCACGCGGCGCGTTCTCGGCGCGTGTGGCTGGACGGACCCCGAAGACGGCGACATCGAGGCGGGGGCGGCGTCGCTCGCTCGCGAGGACCCGGACGCCGCGTTCGAGCGACTCGCCGAGGTCGGCGTTCGCGGGCGGGGTCGTGGCGACGCGGGCCGAGACGCGCCGGTCGCCGACGAGTTAGAGACCGCCCGAGAAGCGCCGGGCGACCCGGTCGTGGTGGTGAACGCCAACGAGAGCGACCGCCGCAACGACACCGACCGCACCCTGCTCGGCGGGGCGCCCGCGACGGTTCTCGACGGGGCGCTCGCCGTCGCCGCCGTCGTCGGTGCCGACCCGAGCGACGTGGTGGTGTACTCCAACGAGGCCGACGACCTCGTCCGGAACCGGACCCGCCGGGCCGCGTCGGCGGTCGCCGGCGCGCTCGGCGCGACGAGCGCCGACGGTGCCGACCCTCCGCGAGTCGTCGCCGGAGCGGACGAGTACATCGCCGGAGAGGCGACCATGGCGCTCGAAGCGCTGGAGGGCAACGACCGACTGGAGGCCCGCCTCCGCCCGCCGGGGCCCGCCCGACACGGACTCTACGGCCGGCCGACGGTCGTCCACACGCCCCGGACGCTTGCGCAGGTGCGGCGCGCGCTCCTCAACCCCGACGCGTTCGACGCCGACGACGCCGACCCCGGAACGCGGACGTTCACGGTGACCGGCGACGTGGAGGCACCGGCGACCGTCGAACTGCCGACCGGCGGGTCGCTGGCCGAGGTCCGCGACGCCGTCAGTACGGTGGGGAGAGTCGAGATGGCGTGCGTCGGCGGCCAGTTCGGCGGGTTCACCCGGTCGCTCGACCACGGAGCGAGTTCGGTCGCGCTGACGGGCGCCGACCTCGGAACCGAGGGCGTGGTCGAACTGTTCGACGGGAGTCGGTGTCCCGTGGCGACCGCCGGGAAGCGCGCGCGGTTCGCCACCGAGGAGAACTGTGGCCGGTGTTTCCCCTGCCGTGAGGGGTCGAAACAGCTCCTCGACCTCCTGCGGGAGGTGTACGACGGGAGCTACGAGGACGACATGATACGCGAACTGATTCGCACCATGGGGAGTTCGAGCATCTGTTACTTCGGGCAGTCGGCCGCCCGGACCGTGGGGACGGCGGTCGACCGGTTCGAGACCGAGTTCGAGGCCCACGCCGACGGTCGCTGTCCCAGCGGCGTCTGTGAGGTGAACCAATGA